Within Anopheles ziemanni chromosome 2, idAnoZiCoDA_A2_x.2, whole genome shotgun sequence, the genomic segment GCACGCATTACGTACTTTTTGCAGTGGATTCTGAATAACTCCGACTATTAAAGCCCATTGTGGGAGTTACTGTAACTAAGTTTACTTGCTAATGCAACTCAATTAAAACAATAAGCGTCTAGGAGGAATTTGGCTATCAGAGGTACTTTGTTAAAAGACCCAAAAGTGAAACGTAATTCGGAGAGTGCCcgaaaattataataaagtaCAACATGTGtggtaaacattttcatgttctccataacaaaaacaatactGAGCATCTTTATTTTGAAACAACTTCCACCAACTGTACGCGAACTTAAGTTTGGTCTAAAATCCTCCACAACagtgcaatttattttaacacatATAAAGtagtttttctattaaatGTATTCCAAGTTCTTTGACCATATGACGGTAATAATGCAAAACCATGTTGTTCATTCATGTGCAGTCGAGAGGCATTGTGAATACTTTGGGGATTCTTTTGTCGGATACTATGCATGGCTGTAGTTACGTATAAAAATTAGAATtggaaaatttttaatttgaaacacGGTATGCTTTTAATAGAACTTTTCTAGTATCCGCGTGACCGGTCCTCGTACTAAAATCAGTTTAAATTTGATATGAAACCAGATAAATGTGATGCAAATGCACAAACCTCCTAGTAGCTATGGACACACCGGGTCTCTGTAACTTTCGAATGGAAACCTtatctttgaaaaaaatatgggTATATATTATTGCCCGGAATCAGTCTAGCCAGGTTAGCTGATAAAATGGTACGATGCTGATAATATTAACCGACGATCAAAAATAACATGATCTATGTATTGTACTGATCGGTTCAGTCTATCCAGTTACTAGGTCCGAAAACGTTACTACATAGGTTGCTAGTTCATAGTTAATATGGGAATGTGGGGCAATATGCACAGTATGAAAATATATGCACCTAACAGAGTAGGTAAGGCAGAGAAAAACAGATCAAAAGTTTTGTAACATTTCACCACGCACCTTTACGTTATGacatttattcaaataaaatattataattggCTGGTATGTGGCATGGGATTGAGTGGGTAgtcgaaataaaattgaaaacacttTCATTTTGTAGGTCATTGTGAATATAATGTTTATGACAATCAGTTATGCTTTCAAGTTAGTTGTGTAAACATAACATCCGCTTTTGGCAATAGTATAATGCATGCTGTCTACCGTCGCTGATCATGTTGTCCCAAttgaaatattacaataaattaaatggttTATAACTTCGTGATTTCTATTGTtgcttcgttcgtttttttgttgtagacGAGATGTTACTTCTTGAACGGATTGCGAGAAGTTTTTGGTTTAAGGAGTGCCTACAGCCTCGTCTCACATTACTGCTAGGTTATCATGCATCCGGTTCCGATTGTTCCAGGAATCGGTAACGAACGTGTCGAACCGTTTGTTATGATTACAATATCGGTCATAGGGTTCTTATCGATTTAGGATGTCGCCGAATTAACCGTATCTTAGCGATTAGCTTGTTTGGGTTATCACTGGGATTGGTGTTTTGGGCAGGGTATAAAATGCAACGTCCAGATCCCGCTCTACATAGTTTAATCCGGTCTTGGAGGTAAAGAAACGTGACACTGGAACGATGGTGAAGTTTGCAGGTGCATTTGTGgttgccggcctgttggcggTTTGCTCACTCGGAGCGGCGGAGCGGATTGAGATCGACTGGTCACGAGTGATCCCGGTCGATGAACTCGACCACTTCTGGACCCGTCTGCCGGCAGAGATGCAGTACCTGCGCAACACACGGCCAGCCGGTCGCGTCGTGGGAGGCTATCCGGCCACGGCAGGTCAGTTCCCGTACCAGGCTCTGCTCCTCTCGGACCTTGGCAACGGGTACTCGAGTGTTTGTGGTGGCACCGTCATCACGAACAACTACATCCTGACGGCGGCTCACTGCGTTACCGACGACTTCAAGAACATTCTCAACGGAGGCGTTGCCATTCTGGGGGCCAAGGATCGTACCGTGTACGAGGCGACACAGCAGCGCATCTCGTACGCCCGGGCCAACATCCGCGTGCATGCGGCGTACGACGTCAACAACATCCTCAACGACATCGCCACCGTCCGCTTGAACGCACCGGCCGTCTTCGGCAGCTACGTGCAGCCGATCGCTCTGCCCTCCCGCTCCGATGCTCGCACGTTCGCCGGCTTCGAGGGAACCGTGTCCGGTTTCGGGCGCACCTCGGATGCACCGGGTTCGACCATATCCTCGGTCCTGATGTACACGCGCAACCCGGTGATGTCGCAGGCTCAGTGCAACTTGCACTGGTCCTCATCGCAGGTGCTGGCCCAGCATGTGTGTTTCGATCCCGCCGGTGGACGTGCGTCCTGCAACGGAGACTCCGGTGGTCCGCTCGCGGTTCAGGACGGTGGCCGCAGCCTCCAGGTCGGTATCACTTCGTTCGGAGCTCTTGCAGGATGTGCCGCTGGCTACCCGTCAGTATTCGTGCGTATCTCATACTACCGCGACTGGATCGCACAGAACTCGGACTACGTTTTCGGTGCTTAAGAAAAGAAGCGGGACAAAACCATTTGAAGCACTAACCATGCGTCTCGGatactacttttaaaatggacggattttgttttaataaaaagttTGGCGAAGGTGAAGAATCTGCACATGAGTTGTTTCGATGCTGAATATTTAAGAAATAACTTATTTGAATCAGAACAACAAGATTTGTAAGTTGTCTTCGGAAACATTAATTACTTCTCCTTCGTCTCTTCACTCCTCTTCCTAGTATTCCaacgataaacaaaaaaacagcgtTTTGTTTCTACATTTATAGCTCGTAGTTAGGGAGCTGTTCTACAAATATGATTTACAAAATTAGCTaaccttttttaaattaatttaaaatagattttcaatttctaatttttaaattaacgattttcaaatatttgtaaaatagcataaataacgtttgtattaaaaaaaaataggtaaATTTTCGGGGGTGGTAAGATAAAAGTTAaccaagctaattgaatgaacTAAATTTACTTGTAAAGTTACATCTtataaatacttttaaaaaatattccgtCGGCCAGCAAGCCGGCCCTACGGTACTTGGTCGAAACTTTAGTCATTACCGACAAAACCAATAATGTAGGGATATTTTTTAGTTGTTGTGTGGCCTTCATGTCTAAATTATATCTCGTTtgggttttaaaatgttagaaTAGCTCCTACCTTCAATCAttctaaatgttttttttcgattcttGTAGTTGAGAGACATAAGGAGGGTTAGCAGGAAGGGGtatatcaattatatttgaccaGGTATAACCTGGCCACTGAATCGTACTCTTCATGATGTTTTTTGATAAAGTTGCTTAATTCCTGAAGCcactgcacactatacacttctccatacgcTGGAAGTCCTGATAGGAAGAACATCGACTTTGTGCATAGCGTTCTCGCTGGTTTTCATCCACGAAATTGCGTTTTATGGGAccccaaaacattttaaacaagcTTCACAAGCAACATAAAGTACCAGGGTGTTTTACCACTTGTCGCCGTCTGGCTTTAAGTAATCGTTGGTCACGTGGTTTGCGATAAAGCTGGATGTTTTACAATTACATTTGAAACATACATTAAACGTagatggtttaatgttttggccacggcgagtttaatttaattgatacagttgtcaaacttgaggtaaatttcaaagaaatgctactctttattttgcttttaacagaaagttgctagcgttttgcgtttttgcatgataaatcgttgaaaattgtcaatttttttaaagcaaacgtTAACATATATCGAATCTATGCAACAAAATATTCTTGATTTGAGAAACGtgagttttacttttttttcaataaatatagcAAAAACTTTTAGTACCTTTTGGTTGAAAAGAAGGCTGATTTGCACGTTGGTAAGCGGGCAAATACCAAAGCCGTTTCTATTGGAGCAAGTTACTTGTTGATAAATTTATCACTCACACGAGTACACAGTTAGGtattaataaaaatgtcaGTCGTCGatgcaataaattaataatagtTATCTTTGACAACTTGTAATTATACGACCGGTCAACAAATATAACCGCCTATTTACCAGCACATACAGACACAATTCTACAGCTACTCAAAGAACCTACTTGCCTCATTCACATGAGGCAGGTAgacttgtttttttatcacttACCGATGTGCGAAAAAGCAACTATATAAGAAACAGTgaagaaagttatttggaaATATTCGTTAATTTTACTAAGCAAGTGGCGACGTTTTGAAATTAACCACGTACTCATAATACCGGTTACCTGAGATATGGGATAGCGAATCGATGCCTTGTGATTGGAATCTTGGTATCATCTACCCCATATACAAAAAGGGAGATAAGTTAGACTGCAGTAACTCCAGGGGTATTACGGTGTTGAATACCGCCTACAAAATATTCTCCCTCGTTCTTCAAGAACGACTTGACCCATACGCTGAAGAGATAGTAGGAAACTATCAGAGGGGATTCCGAAGAGGGAGATCAACCATTGATCAGATCTTCACCATGCGGCAAGTCttggagaagatggcagagtaccaacaaaacactttccatctcttcattgattttaaagtcgcatatgatagcatagccagggtaaaactgtatcaagccatgagctcatttggaatcccggctaaattaatcatacttgtaagaatgaccatgaccaacgtcacttgtcaggtgaaggtggatggaaaactctcaagttactttgctaccaccaagggactgcgccaaggggatgggcttgcctgcatactcttcaacctagcgctagagagggccatccgagactcggaggtggaaacttcggggaccatcttctataagtcaatccagatcctggcatacgctgatgatattgatattattggtaGAAGACTCTCATATGTAGcagaagcataccaaaggatcgagcaagcggcgaataacctcggactgcagataaacgagggaaaaaccaagattatggtggcaccatcagcggccctgccaacaattgccgaaagcctacgcgggggtgacgtacaagtaggtgaacgcacttttgaagtcgtccaaaatttcacctatcttgggtcaaaggtcagcaccgacaacaacattgaagatgaaattcgcgctagggtgctggcagccaaccggtcatattacagtctgagaaatctcttccactcacgatacctgtcaagacagtcgaagctgggactataccgaacatacatagtaccagtgctcacatacgcctccgagacatggactctgtccaaatctgacgaaaccctcttagccgtgttcgagaggaagatgctcaggaggatttttggccccgtatgtgaggagggacaatggaggagccgctataacgacgagctctacgaTCTGTACGGTGACCTtactgtcgtacagcgaattagactcgccaggctccggtgggctggtcatgtcatgagaatggcaccggacgacccagcccgtaaagtccttttaggctgtccccaaggacagaggaggcgtggtaggcctaaattgaggtggaaggatggcgtagacgaagccgccaataaagccgggatacggaattggaccaacgTGGCaagcgaccgtgagcggtttcggatggagcttcgtcaggccaagaccgctcagcggttgtagcgccacataaatgaaatgaaaatgacatAATACCGGTTTAGCAAAAGAGAAGTTTGGGAACCTTCACcataatttttgattttttttctttacaacTTATCGACGATTTTTAATCTCCTCAATGTATGCAGCAAGCAGCACTTTCGCCAAGTTTGCAGCTTCTTGATCCATAGTTACAgtgtatttcaaaataattcgagcagcaaatgtttgttttttcttcgcgtttttttttttaaattttgtcatGTGTACTATATCGAAACTTAATTATGAAATAAGCGCGAAGCAAATATTTGACTAACTGACTAACAAAATTGCTCTAATCAGAGCTCTGATCATGTTATGAACAGAGCACTGATGGAATCTACGAGCTACCACCAAGCGTTCGGTTCCTTTGACGTGATATGGGTGAAAATTGACTGCTCGTTTCGATCAGAATAATTCGATCGAATTCCATGCTAAGGCTGCATGTGTGCCGTTTATTTACGTTCCAAACGATTTATTTATGTCCTGCCTACTGACagataaacgaaacaaacaacggGAAAAATGTAGTGTAACGATATCATTAAACAGTGACGTTTATtacaatataatgaaatatcGCTTTATTAATTCTTTATCAACAAATTGAATTTGTGACAaatctttttttcatcatcGTTTGTATTATCTGCACTGAATCCCATACATACAGAGTAGAACGTTGGACTTTGCAACTTACTGTACACTTTCTCGACGTCAAACTCGGTTCCGCAAAGTAGTGACCCGCTTCATTAGCTCTCTGGGCTTCGAACAATGAGCAATGTGTGTAGTTTAGTTTCGTCGTTTGCAATGATaaatgggggtccgcgacagccgagcggtagcgccggatAGAAAGTCGGCCCATGAGTGCCGAGGTTCACcacttcgacggcgtgggttcgaatcccaaccctCGCTCGCCAGCCGCACATCTCTAGTTGCTCAAGAGTATAGGAAATCTAAGTGCAGACTTATAGCCATGGTGGCTAGTCCTATTTGTATTAGAGGTCTTAATCACCAGGATAGTTTGCGTAGATCCATCGAACTCGATAAAATGCCTTACGGTAGTAAACCCTCgttaaagaagaagaaaaatcagaacaagaagaaaaagaaaaagaagagatTAAAGTAGCCACAGCATAAGCAAAGGACTGCTGGTCAAATCGAAGTATTGAAATGTCATCCTTCGATCGGATGATGAATTTCGAAATATGGGACCACTTTTGATCCTAAAGTATACTTACTACTCCATTATCGCAGGTTGGGAAACCCGAGATAATACGAATGACTCCTCGTATGGGATCGATGTTATCGCTGATGTGATTTGTAAAAGGTTTATCAAATCTACCACTAATCGCAATGTGACCCGAGCGCGAATATAAAGCGCCGTTCAGTCGCTGGTGGAGTATCTTACGTTTACCAATCTTGGAGGACGAAGCAAGACCTAAGCATGAAGTTCGCAAGTGCGTTGGTGATCGCCGGTTTGTTGGCCGTCGGAGCTGCCGAATGGATCGACATTGACTGGTCGCAGGTCAAGCCGATCGATGAGTTCGACCACTACTGGGCTCGTCTGCCGG encodes:
- the LOC131293971 gene encoding brachyurin-like, which encodes MVKFAGAFVVAGLLAVCSLGAAERIEIDWSRVIPVDELDHFWTRLPAEMQYLRNTRPAGRVVGGYPATAGQFPYQALLLSDLGNGYSSVCGGTVITNNYILTAAHCVTDDFKNILNGGVAILGAKDRTVYEATQQRISYARANIRVHAAYDVNNILNDIATVRLNAPAVFGSYVQPIALPSRSDARTFAGFEGTVSGFGRTSDAPGSTISSVLMYTRNPVMSQAQCNLHWSSSQVLAQHVCFDPAGGRASCNGDSGGPLAVQDGGRSLQVGITSFGALAGCAAGYPSVFVRISYYRDWIAQNSDYVFGA